CCTTGGTTTAAACATTAGTTTTGATTTAAGATGTTTCCACTGAAGTACGAGGACTTTCTCTTACATCTCTACCTTATTCTTCCGATGGAccttttttctgtatttatcCTGTCTATAAGATTGATGTATTACAGCACTAATCTGTCAGATATAGTGTATataattgttaataattgttgccattttcattttcctttttccttcttttattTTCTCAGTCCGatgatgttgtgttgtgtattcTGCTTTGAATGCTTGTGGTTATTATCGGTTGCAACTAGGAGTGAATTACAGCTGGTGCACATTCTCTGAACATGTGGACCAATGCTCCCTAAAATTATTGCAAATATTTGTATAGCAGATACCCTGATGAAAAATGTTGAAACGTTGGTGAGCGTGGTGATTAAAATAATCTTAATGGAACCACATTGACTGTGCAGTACAGTATGCTAATAGTGCTGATGTTTTCTTTTAGAGTTATGAATTAGGGACAATTGTGGGGTTTTCCACTACATATGCAGTTGGAGTTGGGATAGTGGTAATGTGTGCTGTGGGCCTTTATGGCATCCTCAAGAAGAAGCAGTGGCCACTGATTGTGGTAAgctatttcattattattatttcaatgAGTAGAAGTGGCTGTAAAATTGGACaacctgctgtgctgtgctacaCATTTGTTTGCTTGTATTCATGTAATTTACTTGCTTACATTTCACTCCATTTGCACAGTTCTCTGTTGGGATGTTTCTTGTCAGCTTGCTGTTTCTTGTGGCAGCAGTATCCTCAGCCATTGCATCAAACATGGTATGTGTAAGCAGCTCAATGTTGTAGACTTGTCATTTAATAACACAAATAGCTTATAGCTCTCCTCAATAAATTCATTGCCCAGTTTTGGGTAATAACATAGATGGTTGTGTACATGTTTGACGGATACTTATGTCCATAGACGGAAGAACATGCCAAAGTTGTATTTAAACCGGAAATGCCACTTGATCAAGAGTCGGATATTATGCAGTCTCAGTTTGAAGCCTTTCAATACATGGTAACTTACTTCTCCAAATCTCCATTTAAGATGAGTGCATATCATGTTGGGCTGTACAACCCCCCTAACATTATTGATTATGAATTAGGATTAATTAAATgagtaatctctctctctccctctcacacacattctcatcagTATCAATGTTGTGGCTTTCTAAATGGAGCCAGTGACTGGGGAGATAAAATTCCTCACTCATGTCAATGTCCACAGCTGCTTGAAAACACAACAGTATGTGTGAGTAAAGATCCTTGTGTTTCACTCCTCACTATAAGCCCTCGTCTGACATAGAACCTGTGCCTAACATGGAACCTCTCTTTGGCATTGTTTAGATTAACCTCAATGTGAAGACCATATCTGGGGAAATCCAGGTGTATCGGCAGGTAATGAACATCTCTGCTATCTCTGAGGGACAACAGGGCTTTGTCTACATTGCCCTTTCTATCATTATAAACtcatacatacagtggggaaaataagtatttgaacccctgccgatttcgcaagtttggccacttgcaaagaaatgtgtgatctataattgtaatggtaggtgtattttaacagtgagaaatagaatatcaacaaacaaatccagaaaactgcattttataacatttatgactttatttgtatttgatgcagaaaataagtacagtggcacccctagtgaatatgagctaaacaggctatgaaaaaatgtgtctttgctgtttatcctcttggtctttcactcaaaatattcacaaaaatcttaccttttcattgaagtaaaattattgaaagaaaagaaaactgttgacattaaattaatatttttccccaaaacatgtgtgccacaattattggcacccctcgAAAAATCttgtaattaaaatctaactgaagtatatttccagtcatgtttaaAAATTTTAAGTtaacctgtttgataaggaactcttatgaggtcaaccatgacttcctgtcccactggcgtacaaatatgaggtgacacaggccaaattccattagtcattcatcactatgggaaagacccaagaacacagtgacgatgtgcgatgaaaagttgttgagctgcacaaatcaagaaatggacacaagaaaatctctaatcatacagaaaagcacctcatacccaatgtgaagtatggtggcggatctttgatgttgtggggctgtttttcttccaaaggccctggacatcttgttaggatacatggtatcatggactccatcaaataccagcaaatattaaatgaaaacctaacagccccctccagtaagcttaaaatgggccgtggttggaccttccagcaggacaatgatccgaagcacacctcaaaatcaacacaaaaatggttcacaaaccgcagaataaaggttttgccatggccatcacagtcccccaacctaaaccccatagaaaatctgtgggatgtgCTGAAGCCAagtacaaacgttgacctcagaatctgaaggatctggagagatactgcatgtaggaatggtctcagatcccgtgccatgtgttcaccaacctcatcacgcattataggagaagactcagagctgttatcttggcaaatgGAGGGTGcccaaaacattaaattaaggggtgccaataattgtggcacacatgttttgggggaaaatatttatttaatgtcaacagtttttactgtcaataattttacttcaatgaaaagataagatttttgtgaatattttgagtgaaagaccaagaggataaacagcaaagacatattttttcatagtctggtttgctcatattcactaggggtgccaataattgtggagggcactgtatttgaacccccaagcaaacagcaagaattctggctcccaatgaccagttatgtgcccaagaagcacacagattagtcctcattaggcctaacaaggtacacctgatctcaactggtgacgtgtataaaagaaacctgtccaaagaatcatacttcacaccttcaacctcaccacaatgggcaagaccaaagagttgaccaaggatgtcagagataagattgtagacctgcacaaggctggaatgggttacaaaaccatcggcaagcagcttggtgagaagcagacaactattggtgcgattattcgtaaatggaagcaacaccaaacaactgtcaatcgctctaggtctggggctccatgcaagatatccccttgtgcggtatcggtgatcatccgaaaggtgcagaataaccccagaactacacagggggagcttgtgaatgatctcaaggcagctgggaccacagtcaccaagaaaaccattggcaacacactacgccgaaatggtgaagtactgcagcactcgcaaggtccccctgctcaaggaaatACATGTACAGGgctgtctgaagtttgccaatgaacacttgaatgattctaaggaggattgggagacaggatgtggtcagatgagaccaaaatcaagctctttggcatcaactcgacttgccgcgtttggaggggaagaatgctgaatatgaccccaagaacaccatccccaccgtcaagcatggaggtggaaacaatatgctttggggctgtttctctgccaagggtacaggacgactccactgcatcgaggggactatggatggggccatgtaacgtggatattgggcttgaacctcattccctcattccctcccattgaaaacgcaaccttatggatttggagaggatctgcaaagaggagtggaccaaaatccctcctgagatgtgtgtaaacctggtgaccaaatacaagaaaagtctgacgtatgtgcttgccaacaagggttattccaccaagtactaagtcatgttttgctaggggttcaaatacttattttctgcatcaaatgcaaattaagtcataaatgttataaaatgcagttttctggatttttttgttgatattctgtttctcactgttaaaatacacctactattacaattatagatcacacatttctttgcaagtggccaaacttgcgaaatcggaaacttattttccccactgtataggGTTCATAGGGTGTTATAAACTCATACATATAGGGTTCATAGGGTGTTAAAGTGATGTGGGGGTATTTTAGAAGTAGTCCAGCGCTGGCTAGTTGTCTTGTTTTAATCAGCTGCCTATTCACAACAGATGGAAAAAATGTCAGATAGAAAAGAATTGCAAATATTCTGCTTCATCCAGATGGAACGTGTAGCCATCTTTGTCTGGAAGGGCTCCTGAAATAAGTGAATATTAGTCTAAATCTAGTGGGTGAATGGAAGTACATGCTCAGATATGTAATTATATCAGTTTTCCTCTGTTGACTGTTGTCTTACACACAGCTTGTGACTGGTTACCTACCTGGGAGAATAAATGTGGTTTtcagcagaggtgtaaaaagtactgaaatgttgtactcaagtaaaagtacaattactttgatgaaattttacttaagtacaagtaaaattacccatcttaaaatctactcaagtaaaagtaaaaagtagttcatttaaaatgtactttaagtaaaagttacttagttacttgatgggggccgctcctatatagcgcaaaaaaggacaaggagtcataaatccaatacaaaaactagttatttttaattaaaggagaatctttaggaatataggtgcaatgacattaaacatgttaaacattaaacatgtcaacacaacatttaagaacttttgggaggacatgaaccacatgacagctaaaataaaaagttaaaatgccgctgccgctgccccactgtaaactttggttactttacttatgtccacctttagaacattagtctacaaacttcttgttgagtttgagcagcagctgattttcaaggtgagtagagttcatccgggctcactttgcattgaacagcaatccagcacagctgaagagtcgctcgcaggcggccgaggcaggtagccATTGAGTTTTTTTCAGGTATTGAGTTTTGAGACAGTTTtttgacagttttttgatattctgaaaggcgttcagcagatccatattgactgagacacaggctaggtacccttctaactcccctgtaccttctgaccttttggacttaattgaggaaaataaatcatcttcatctgatgaatgttgtccgacttgctccagcctccaacatctggtcaaggtgttgtctgacatagactagacctgtagaatgacaaacaacatttctgacaattaagttttgagctgccatcaagagtgcatcataacacagaaatagctataaatagcaacttgagatgacagacctacagtatatatacagaattatagcattatgttctatttctacatgcatcacaattcataatcctcaattcttgctaaccgagacccctgagcatgaacatgaaagacctgcacgttgcaaagccaccacttatctgactaaacatcgtgataaattccagataacgacatacacattgacttgtccaactgtctgacaacgatggtgtgcgcattcacgttgctctgtttcaaggcatgggagccagccaaatgattagcctaatatcagtttatgtggtgtatttcattgctgatgactgatctgcagtctttaacacaatatgagagactgaacataataatgctatgacctgaaacgaatggaggacaggaatggaattattattagtctattggatgacggctgtcgacgttagcatactcagggcggttgcaagtgctagccaaaatgaggctactagtgccatAAAACGCCTATTTTTCTTAATGGAGCAAACCTAACTGAACGACAAAaatgctgtctgaactactaatggaaagggacaactactgtacttaccaacacatgcttgcgcagatttgaagatgaatttttataagcagaaagttctgactggcaGGTTAGGCACAGTTtgcacagcattatatagctgttgcctcttttacgttggaaggcaaactgctttctgagatgtggccacgggttttcttcatcttctttaatttcaactgcgGAAAGTttggtgcttcagcttgttggttgaCCGCAGCTTGTTGGCAGTCTAtcatcctcctccatctctatctctcgtgactcggcaccggcgccttgcatcgactccatcatccactctatgcagcatccaccactgcagcgagaattgtcgtgcgcgattcaccttgaactatgttttttttttttttttactcagtaacggatgtaatttccaatgtagtgaagtacaatacttcagtcaaaatctacttaagtaaaagtaaaattaccgatttcaaaaactacttgaaaattacaaagtacacaaaaaaactactcaattacagtaacgtgagtaaatgtaattcgttactttacacctctggttttCAGTgtcggaatacgccgttttaaagtaaggggtgtcgtgtattcctaccagactatttaacatGATGCTAtagagca
The sequence above is drawn from the Clupea harengus chromosome 16, Ch_v2.0.2, whole genome shotgun sequence genome and encodes:
- the LOC105889554 gene encoding tetraspanin-8-like isoform X1, whose product is MAAVSTCLKKTFIVVNVITGLLGTIWLALTLFQHGKHHGVYESYELGTIVGFSTTYAVGVGIVVMCAVGLYGILKKKQWPLIVFSVGMFLVSLLFLVAAVSSAIASNMTEEHAKVVFKPEMPLDQESDIMQSQFEAFQYMYQCCGFLNGASDWGDKIPHSCQCPQLLENTTVCINLNVKTISGEIQVYRQPCFPYLFHIWIMGFKVLAAFAFICLLCLVVGPILSTVILCQMRRRTITPPVTFTAHSSGAKYTELE
- the LOC105889554 gene encoding uncharacterized protein LOC105889554 isoform X2: MAAVSTCLKKTFIVVNVITGLLGTIWLALTLFQHGKHHGVYESYELGTIVGFSTTYAVGVGIVVMCAVGLYGILKKKQWPLIVFSVGMFLVSLLFLVAAVSSAIASNMTEEHAKVVFKPEMPLDQESDIMQSQFEAFQYMINLNVKTISGEIQVYRQPCFPYLFHIWIMGFKVLAAFAFICLLCLVVGPILSTVILCQMRRRTITPPVTFTAHSSGAKYTELE